Proteins encoded within one genomic window of Manis pentadactyla isolate mManPen7 chromosome 4, mManPen7.hap1, whole genome shotgun sequence:
- the ZACN gene encoding LOW QUALITY PROTEIN: zinc-activated ligand-gated ion channel (The sequence of the model RefSeq protein was modified relative to this genomic sequence to represent the inferred CDS: inserted 3 bases in 3 codons; deleted 1 base in 1 codon; substituted 2 bases at 2 genomic stop codons), which translates to MALQLLPHPAFLSLAILPRTQPAPGGSGNHPGSKQWEHTPNNGSAPLLVDMQVFVSNVSTYPQADILRYTASSMLLPRLSWLDTRLAWNASVYPQRVVTLPRGSLWMPGLTVQEALWADWQDQRPQVRVDPDGHVELYLALTAETNCDFELFHFPGDHSSCSLSFCALGNTAEELEFQAHMXNETVGVKGEYVAWDLKTQIRPQQLVPCFQVTLRLQNTAPKAIMALLVPREALLFVDKCGGLLPLQVTQHIACKVTLLLGYLVFYSSLVALPSSSSCNPLLIYYFTNLLLFIXTMESVLLARLLAQGNLRARCSPSSAVRWEXQDHGXNGPYPNTRVPRGGQGSRKSWAEAAEQIFLVYVXGVICSQFIFAGLWVWVMCKFDPAPGEAAPHGGQPRLYQSRAGAADLGEGHDRGAGKRGEGPTLSFMPGGPQAP; encoded by the exons ATGGCCCTGCAGCTCCTGCCCCATCCGGCCTTCCTCAG TCTGGCTATCCTTCCTCGAACTCAACCCGCCCCAGGAGGTTCAGGAAACCACCCAGGTTCCAAACAGTGGGAGCACACCCCGAACAATGGGAGTGCACCCCTACTCGTGGACATGCAGGTGTTTGTGTCAAACGTGTCTACGTATCCTCAGGCA GATATCTTGCGGTACACAGCGTCTTCCATGCTGCTGCCTCGGCTG TCCTGGCTGGACACTCGCCTGGCCTGGAACGCCAGTGTATACCCGCAGCGTGTGGTTACGCTGCCCCGGGGCTCACTCTGGATGCCGGGCCTCACTGTCCAGGAGGC GCTCTGGGCGGACTGGCAGGACCAGAGGCCACAGGTCCGAGTGGACCCAGATGGCCATGTCGAGCTCTACCTGGCCCTCACCGCAGAGACCAACTGTGACTTTGAGCTCTTCCACTTCCCCGGGGACCACAGCAGCTGCAGCCTCAGCTTCTGCGCCCTCGGCAACACTG CTGAAGAG CTGGAGTTCCAGGCCCACA GTAATGAGACTGTGGGCGTCAAGGGGGAATATGTAGCCTGGGACTTGAAAACCCAAATCAGACCCCAGCAGCTTGTGCCCTGCTTCCAGGTGACA CTCCGCCTGCAGAACACAGCACCGAAGGCCATCATGGCTCTGCTGGTGCCCAGGGAGGCGCTGCTGTTTGTGGACAAGTGC GGTGGGTTGCTGCCCCTTCAGGTCACCCAGCACATTGCCTGCAAGGTGACCCTGCTGCTGGGCTATCTCGTCTTCTACTCCTCCCTGGTGGCTCTGCCCAGCTCTTCTTCTTGCAACCCACTGCTCA TTTACTATTTCACTAACCTGCTGCTCTTCA ACACCATGGAGTCTGTGCTGCTCGCCAGGTTGCTGGCCCAGGGAAACCTCAGGGCCAGGTGCAGCCCCAGCTCAGCCGTGAGGTGGGAATAGCAAGATC ATGGCTAGAATGGGCCATACCCAAATACTC GAGTCCCCAGAGGAGGACAGGGCTCAAGGAAGAGCTGGGCTGAGGCTGCTGAGCAAATCTTCCTGGTGTATG ATGGGGTGATATGCAGCCAATTCATCTTTGCTGGTCTCTGGGTGTGGGTGATGTGCAAGTTTGACCCAGCCCCTGGAGAGGCTGCACCCCATGGAGGGCAGCCCAGGCTGTACcagagcagggctggggctgcagaCCTGGGGGAGGGCCATGACAGGGGTGCTgggaagaggggagaggggcCAACTCTCTCCTTTATGCCTGGAGGACCTCAGGCACCCTGA